Below is a window of Bacteroidota bacterium DNA.
GAGTAAGGCCAGTTGTTGCTTGTCCATAAAGAGATGTGGAAAATAAAATAATCGCACTAAAAAGGATGTGAATAAAGCGTAGTTTGATTTTCATAGATTTAATTTTAAAAGGTGAATGCTTAAGGTTTAATACAGAATAGGACATAAATTTAACTAAAAAGCAAATTAGTGTCAACAAAACCTTCCGTGAATTTTACAAAACCATGGATATTATCCGACAGGCTAATCTAAGGATTTTGATTTATAAATTTAAGAAGTTTAATTAAATCTTCTTCTTTCCGAAAATTAATCTTTTCTTTTTTAATTAATAAATTTATTTTTTCGCCCTGTGGTCCAAGTATGGCTATGAGATCTTTTTTATTTGATATCTCATGAGGTTCATCATTTTCTTTTTGCAAATAGAATGTATTCGAATTTTTTTCAAATTTGGCCGATTCCGCAGCTTTATACCCTGTTGTTTTTGTGGCTTCTTTAAAAACGATATTGTGTCGAGACAGAAGCCGAACCTTACCATCCTGAAGTAATTGGTAATACCCAAACTGATCTCCTTTTTTATTCCTTTTGATGGCATAAATGAATTCTTGATCCCCAATTACAATTTTTTGAATTGATTCAGGGTTAGAAATTGCGAGATAATTTTCTTTATCTACCTCAAATTCTATATCGTCATTATAAATATTGTATCGTAAGGGAACACTTACATAGTGTATTTTATTGTCAGTTAAAATATCACCTAAAACAAATTCGGCATTTAAATAGGGCGACCCCTTTATGTCATTTTCACTTAAAATTGATCTTCGCAATGCTCCCGAATGAGTTGCATTTAAAAAATCCGTTAAAGATGCTTGTTCATAAGTGTTATAGGCTTGTCCATATGTGGTTGTAGTTATAAGTCCAATAGCTAGACTTATTAAGACCTTAGCGTAGAATTGTTTAATTTGTTTTTTCATAAGATTGAAGGGCTAAATGATTTTGTCTAATTGAATAATCGATAATAGTAAAACATTCTGAAATTAACCAAAAATTGAGCCAAAAAAAACGCCTCGTAAATTTTACGAGGCGTTCATGTTTTAACATGGTAGCTTTTAATTATTTACTCTCAAGCATAACTCTTTTAAAACCCGTAATCTTTAAATCTTTATTAGCTTCAGCTAAATATTGCTTAACGGTTTTTTTTGTGTCGCGGATAAAATCTTGATTTAATAAAGTGCTTTCTTTGAAAAACTTGTTCAATTTACCCATAGCAATTTTCTCTAGCATTTCTTCAGGTTTTCCTTCTAGTCGTGCTTGTTCTTTGCCAATCTCTTTTTCATGCTCAACAATACCTGGGTCAACATCTGAAGAATCAACTGCAATTGGAGCCATAGCTGCAACTTGCATAGCCATTTCTTGTCCTATCTGATCACTGGTGATATTTAAGCCGATAATAGTTGCTAATCGGTTTCCTTGATGATTGTAAGCATAAACTTGGGCTGCTTCCATTATTTCGAATTTACCTAACTCAATCTTTTCACCAATGATTCCTGTTTGGTCTATGATAGTGTCAGCAACTTTACGACCATTCAAATCCATTTCCTTAAGCTCGTCAATGCTTTTAACCTTGCCGGCAATAGCAAGATCGGCAATTGAATTTACATAATTAATAAAGTCTTGGTTTTTAGCAACAAAGTCAGTTTCGCAATTAACCATAACAACGGAAGCATAAGTTTTGTCAGTACTTGTTTTAGCAATAACAACTCCTTCTGTCGATTCTCTATCAGCTCTTTTAGAGGCTACTTTTTGTCCTTTTTTACGAAGATAATCAATGGCTTTTTCCATATCGCCGTCGCATTCAACTAAAGCATTTTTACAGTCCATCATGCCTGCGCCTGTTTGTTTTCTTAATTGATTTACTTCTGCTGCAGTTATATTTGTCATTTTTATAATATTTCGGTTAAAAGAATATTTTTATTTCCCCTTTTTAGCGATAGGTTTTCTTGGACGCTTCATTGGTTTTTTCTCATCATCAATATCTTTCAATGATTTTAACCCCTTTTCATTCGAAGATCGCTTAACTCCTTTTTCTATCTCTGCATCTTCTCGTTCTTCAATTTCTGCAATAGTTTTTGATTTAACAGCGTCTAAAGCAGCTTGGGTTTCTCTTTCTGTTTCTTCTTCTGCTGCTCGCTTGTCTTTATCCATTTTGCGCTCTGCAAGTCCTTCAGCAATAGCATTGGTAATAATGCTGGTAATCAAATTAATTGATTTGGTAGCATCATCATTTGCCGGAATAGGAAAGTCAACTAATTTAGGATTAGAGTTCGTGTCAACAATGGCAAAAGTTGGAATATTGAGTTTTTTTGCTTCAGCTACAGCGATGTGTTCTTTGTTGATGTCAACAATGAATAAAGCTGAAGGTAAGCGATTTAAATCGGCAATACTTCCAAGGTTTTTTTCAAGTTTGGCACGCTCGCGGGCGATTTGCAAACGCTCTCTTTTCGAAAAGTTATTATAAGTAGGCGTTCCCATCATCTTGTCGATAGAAGCCATTTTCCTTACAGCTTTTCTGATTGTTGCAAAATTTGTAAGCATTCCACCAGGCCAACGTTCAGTAACGTAAGGCATGTTAACATTTTTAACATGTTCAGCAACTATTTCTTTTGCCTGTTTTTTGGTAGCTACAAAAAGGATTTTTTTGCCTGATTTGGCGATTTGTTTTAATGCTGCAGCAGTTTCTTCAATTTTAGCTGCGGTTTTGTAAAGATCAATAATGTGAATGCCATTACGTTCCATGAAAATGTAGGGGGCCATGTTTGGGTTCCACTTACGTTTCAAGTGGCCAAAATGAACACCTGCATCCAACAATTGGTCAAAATTTGTTCGTGCCATTTTTTTGTTTTTATTTGTTTACATTCTGTTTTTACAATTGATAAGTAGTCCCGTTTTCTCCGGGAGTCTTATCAATTTAGATACTAAACTCGATCCAGTGGTGTTTGAAATTTTATCGTTTACTGAATTGGAATTTTTTTCTTGCTTTAGGTTGACCAGGTTTTTTACGTTCAACCATTCTTGGATCTCTTCTCATCAATCCTTTTGCTTTAAGAGGAGGTCTGTTAGCTTCATCTACTTTGCATAATGCACGTGAAATTGCAAGTCTTAAGGCCTCTGCCTGTCCTGATACTCCACCACCTTCCAGGTTAACTTTTAAGTCAAATTTCCCAACGGTTTCAGTAATTTGAAAGGGTTGCGTTACAATATATTGCAAGGT
It encodes the following:
- the tsf gene encoding translation elongation factor Ts, producing the protein MTNITAAEVNQLRKQTGAGMMDCKNALVECDGDMEKAIDYLRKKGQKVASKRADRESTEGVVIAKTSTDKTYASVVMVNCETDFVAKNQDFINYVNSIADLAIAGKVKSIDELKEMDLNGRKVADTIIDQTGIIGEKIELGKFEIMEAAQVYAYNHQGNRLATIIGLNITSDQIGQEMAMQVAAMAPIAVDSSDVDPGIVEHEKEIGKEQARLEGKPEEMLEKIAMGKLNKFFKESTLLNQDFIRDTKKTVKQYLAEANKDLKITGFKRVMLESK
- the rpsB gene encoding 30S ribosomal protein S2, which encodes MARTNFDQLLDAGVHFGHLKRKWNPNMAPYIFMERNGIHIIDLYKTAAKIEETAAALKQIAKSGKKILFVATKKQAKEIVAEHVKNVNMPYVTERWPGGMLTNFATIRKAVRKMASIDKMMGTPTYNNFSKRERLQIARERAKLEKNLGSIADLNRLPSALFIVDINKEHIAVAEAKKLNIPTFAIVDTNSNPKLVDFPIPANDDATKSINLITSIITNAIAEGLAERKMDKDKRAAEEETERETQAALDAVKSKTIAEIEEREDAEIEKGVKRSSNEKGLKSLKDIDDEKKPMKRPRKPIAKKGK
- the rpsI gene encoding 30S ribosomal protein S9 → MEVVNALGRRKTAVARIYLTEGNGNIIVNKKDYKVYFPTATLQYIVTQPFQITETVGKFDLKVNLEGGGVSGQAEALRLAISRALCKVDEANRPPLKAKGLMRRDPRMVERKKPGQPKARKKFQFSKR